One Micavibrio aeruginosavorus ARL-13 genomic window carries:
- the purB gene encoding adenylosuccinate lyase, whose amino-acid sequence MIPRYTRPAMAAIWDQENRFRIMMEIEILAAEKMADLGTIPADVPSALRERAKFDVARIAEIEKETKHDVIAFLTNIAEHVGDEARFMHQGMTSSDVLDTALSVQMTQSADLLIAGLDAVLAALKKRSIEHKDTLCVGRSHGIHAEPTTFGIRLAGHYTAFARAKDRLVAARADVATCAISGAVGTFATVDPAVEEYVADRLGLRPEPVSTQIIPRDRHAMFLATLGVIASSIENIATEIRHLQRTEVREVEEYFSTGQKGSSAMPHKRNPVLSENLTGLARVVRAAVVPAMENVTLWHERDISHSSVERIVLPDACMALDFALHRLAGLVDNLLIYPNRMMDNLNRLGGLVFSQRVLLAMTQKGISREDSYRDVQACAMKVWESNGTLSLRTALEDTPDVALHFTTEELDALFDFAPYIARRDAIFARVFPKG is encoded by the coding sequence ATGATCCCCCGTTACACTCGCCCCGCCATGGCCGCCATCTGGGACCAGGAAAACCGGTTCCGGATTATGATGGAGATTGAAATTCTGGCCGCCGAAAAAATGGCCGATCTGGGCACCATTCCGGCGGACGTTCCATCCGCCTTGCGTGAACGGGCGAAATTCGATGTCGCGCGGATTGCCGAAATTGAAAAAGAAACCAAGCACGACGTTATCGCCTTCCTGACCAACATTGCCGAGCATGTGGGCGATGAGGCGCGTTTTATGCACCAGGGCATGACATCATCCGACGTACTGGACACGGCCTTGTCGGTGCAGATGACGCAATCGGCTGACCTGCTGATCGCCGGGCTGGACGCTGTTCTGGCCGCGTTGAAAAAACGCAGCATCGAACACAAAGACACATTATGTGTCGGGCGCAGCCACGGCATTCACGCCGAACCGACCACATTCGGCATCCGCCTGGCCGGGCATTACACCGCCTTCGCCCGTGCAAAGGACCGATTGGTCGCCGCGCGCGCCGATGTCGCCACCTGTGCCATTTCCGGTGCGGTTGGCACATTCGCCACCGTGGACCCGGCGGTGGAGGAATACGTTGCGGACCGGCTGGGCCTGCGCCCCGAACCGGTTTCCACCCAAATTATTCCGCGTGACCGTCATGCGATGTTTTTGGCCACGCTGGGCGTGATTGCATCATCCATCGAAAATATCGCCACGGAAATTCGCCATTTGCAGCGCACCGAAGTGCGCGAGGTTGAGGAGTATTTTTCAACCGGGCAAAAAGGTTCCTCCGCCATGCCGCATAAACGCAACCCGGTACTGTCCGAAAACCTGACCGGGCTGGCCCGCGTCGTGCGCGCGGCCGTTGTGCCCGCGATGGAAAATGTCACGCTGTGGCATGAGCGCGATATTTCGCATTCATCGGTGGAACGCATCGTTTTGCCCGATGCGTGCATGGCGTTGGATTTCGCGTTGCACCGCTTGGCGGGCTTGGTCGATAATTTGTTGATCTATCCAAACCGGATGATGGACAATTTGAATCGTTTGGGCGGGCTCGTCTTCTCCCAACGTGTGTTGTTGGCCATGACGCAAAAAGGTATCAGCCGCGAAGATTCATACCGTGACGTTCAGGCCTGCGCCATGAAGGTCTGGGAAAGCAACGGTACGCTGAGCTTGCGCACCGCGCTGGAGGACACCCCGGATGTGGCCCTGCACTTCACCACCGAAGAGCTGGACGCCCTGTTCGATTTTGCGCCCTATATCGCGCGGCGGGATGCCATCTTTGCCCGGGTCTTCCCCAAGGGTTAA
- a CDS encoding nicotianamine synthase family protein has protein sequence MAQNTALSLPVSHHDLLLSHFRAAHDVLLAEQDLSPRNPKINSCLSAFVAAVLDCHCHDTCDLLAMPEVVSKRDAILPKLAQAEYEMEKFFALDFAAQDVLTDADLDHFIYRDNYVELVAEEIDAARTANVLPDDRPIVFVGAGPLPFSAIDMHKQTGLKMICIDSDADAVALSRKMIAALGMQDSIDVVQSSGEDFDYSGAGLVMVAALVSAKDNVLARVRDTAPGVGLAVRSAEGVRTLLYEQADEHALDRAGYDYAGKSRITDTIINTTLFFQPRPV, from the coding sequence ATGGCACAGAATACGGCGCTTTCTCTTCCGGTTTCGCATCATGACCTGTTGCTGTCGCATTTCCGTGCGGCGCATGATGTGTTGTTGGCAGAACAGGACCTGTCCCCCCGCAATCCAAAAATCAATTCCTGCCTGTCGGCGTTTGTTGCAGCGGTTCTGGATTGTCATTGCCATGATACGTGCGATCTGCTGGCGATGCCCGAAGTGGTCAGTAAACGTGACGCGATCCTGCCCAAACTGGCGCAGGCGGAATACGAGATGGAAAAATTCTTCGCGCTGGATTTCGCCGCGCAGGATGTTTTGACCGACGCTGATCTGGATCACTTTATCTATCGCGACAATTACGTTGAATTGGTCGCCGAAGAAATTGACGCCGCGCGTACGGCCAATGTTCTGCCGGATGATCGTCCGATTGTCTTCGTCGGTGCGGGCCCGTTGCCGTTCAGCGCTATCGACATGCATAAACAAACCGGTTTGAAAATGATCTGCATCGATTCCGATGCGGATGCCGTGGCGCTTTCACGCAAGATGATTGCGGCGCTGGGGATGCAAGATTCAATTGACGTCGTGCAATCGTCCGGCGAAGATTTTGATTATAGCGGTGCCGGTCTGGTGATGGTTGCGGCGCTGGTCAGCGCGAAGGATAACGTTCTGGCCCGCGTGCGTGATACGGCACCGGGCGTTGGTCTGGCCGTGCGTTCGGCAGAGGGTGTGCGCACCCTGCTGTATGAACAAGCCGATGAACATGCGTTGGACCGGGCCGGATATGATTACGCCGGGAAAAGCCGCATCACCGATACCATCATCAACACGACACTGTTTTTCCAACCGCGCCCCGTTTGA
- a CDS encoding Glu/Leu/Phe/Val family dehydrogenase: protein MTLTINTMTDTLKDHPAFDGHETVIMAEDTDIGFKAFIAVHNTSRGQALGGCRYWSRYRNDDEAITDVLRLSRGMTYKNAVADLPLGGGKSVIIGTPGTRHPTAEMMQAIAKAVNAIYGQYVTAEDVGMSVDHMLIARGVTRHVAGLPIEVAGGHAMPDGLNPADYPHADPSPYTAYGTFQSIRAAVKHKMGRDDLTGLTVSVKGYGNVARTLCKYLAEAGAVVTVSEIDDGRIAQAKEDGFAVLDKGVDIMAHKADIYAPCALGGDITPDSIDLLVSAGVKIVAGCANNQLAVIDRDSKLLTGKGILYAPDYVANAGGVIAVGMQHVWSDVPNAATFPTHDKTMMRVGNIYKTLLEIFARAETEGKTTAQVADEIARERFSVGKSGKVDMVAVAA, encoded by the coding sequence ATGACTCTGACCATCAATACGATGACCGACACTCTGAAAGATCACCCGGCGTTTGACGGTCACGAAACCGTGATCATGGCCGAGGATACCGATATCGGGTTCAAGGCATTCATTGCCGTTCACAACACATCGCGCGGCCAGGCGCTGGGCGGTTGCCGTTACTGGTCCCGCTACCGCAATGATGACGAGGCGATCACCGATGTGCTGCGCCTGTCGCGCGGCATGACCTATAAAAACGCTGTTGCCGATCTGCCGCTGGGCGGTGGTAAAAGCGTGATCATCGGCACACCCGGTACACGTCACCCGACCGCAGAAATGATGCAGGCGATTGCCAAGGCCGTGAACGCCATTTACGGCCAATACGTCACCGCCGAAGATGTGGGCATGAGCGTTGATCACATGTTGATCGCACGCGGTGTAACCCGTCACGTTGCGGGTCTGCCGATTGAAGTCGCTGGCGGCCATGCCATGCCGGACGGGTTGAACCCGGCCGATTACCCGCATGCCGATCCGTCCCCGTACACGGCCTATGGCACGTTCCAAAGCATTCGCGCCGCCGTGAAACACAAAATGGGCCGCGATGATCTGACCGGTTTGACCGTGTCGGTGAAGGGCTATGGCAACGTGGCCCGCACGCTGTGCAAATATCTGGCCGAGGCCGGTGCGGTTGTGACCGTATCCGAAATCGACGATGGCCGTATTGCCCAAGCCAAGGAAGACGGCTTTGCCGTTCTGGACAAGGGCGTGGACATCATGGCACACAAAGCCGACATCTATGCTCCGTGCGCGCTGGGTGGTGATATTACCCCGGACAGCATCGATCTGCTGGTGTCCGCGGGCGTGAAAATCGTTGCCGGTTGTGCCAACAATCAATTGGCCGTGATTGACCGCGATTCCAAACTGCTGACCGGCAAGGGCATTCTGTATGCACCGGATTACGTGGCGAATGCGGGCGGCGTGATTGCCGTGGGCATGCAACATGTCTGGAGCGATGTGCCGAACGCGGCCACCTTCCCGACGCATGACAAAACCATGATGCGGGTTGGCAACATCTATAAAACCCTGCTGGAAATCTTTGCCCGGGCTGAAACCGAGGGTAAAACCACGGCGCAAGTGGCCGATGAAATCGCGCGCGAGCGCTTTTCGGTCGGCAAATCCGGCAAGGTTGACATGGTCGCTGTCGCGGCCTGA
- a CDS encoding alpha-glucosidase family protein — MSNNNWWRGAVIYQIYPRSFKDSNNDGIGDLPGIIEKLDYVASLGVDAIWLSPFFKSPMKDYGYDVSDYCDVDPMFGTLDDFDHLIKRAHELGIKIILDLVASHTSDQHTWFLESREDRTNDKADWYVWADPKPDGSPPNNWQAFFGGPSWSYNVRRGQYYMHNFLESQPDLNMHNPAVQDAILAQFKFWLDRGVDGFRLDVANCYMHDPLLRDNPPVDDPKPQFFNVDFPTPFTMQDHIYDFSRPENIVFVKRIRALLDQYDNRMSVAEIAFNKDGLGAGADYTRGNDRFHTAYNFSLISGQKASASYIRDALEAYAASDGGWPSWAFSNHDVVRVATRWGGAENTDNPAFIKMLIALLTSLRGTVFLYQGEELGLPEATVPFEKLKDPWGVYLYPKWQGRDGCRTPIPWTNDAMAGFTGAADTWLPIADGQKPLNVAAQEKDPASPLHFTRTFLRWRKNHAALVSGTITFHDTHRDDVLAFTRTHDGQAILCVFNMGEEPVDLTINSQPVTLQGFEAQFSVDGSVAFSSNP; from the coding sequence ATGTCCAATAACAACTGGTGGCGCGGCGCGGTGATTTATCAAATCTATCCGCGCAGTTTTAAAGACAGCAACAATGACGGCATCGGCGATTTGCCGGGCATCATTGAAAAATTGGATTACGTCGCATCGCTGGGCGTTGACGCCATCTGGCTGTCCCCCTTCTTTAAATCCCCGATGAAGGATTACGGATACGATGTATCCGATTATTGCGATGTCGATCCGATGTTTGGCACGCTGGATGATTTCGACCATTTGATCAAACGCGCCCACGAACTGGGTATCAAAATCATCCTTGATCTGGTGGCCAGCCACACATCCGACCAACACACATGGTTTTTGGAAAGCCGTGAAGACCGCACCAATGACAAAGCCGATTGGTATGTCTGGGCCGACCCGAAACCGGATGGATCGCCCCCCAACAACTGGCAGGCGTTTTTCGGCGGCCCGTCATGGTCATACAATGTGCGGCGCGGGCAATATTACATGCACAATTTCCTGGAATCCCAACCGGATTTGAACATGCACAATCCGGCAGTGCAGGACGCCATTCTGGCGCAGTTCAAATTCTGGCTGGACCGCGGCGTGGACGGGTTCCGTCTGGATGTTGCCAATTGCTATATGCATGATCCGCTGCTGCGCGATAATCCGCCCGTTGATGATCCGAAACCACAGTTCTTCAACGTCGATTTCCCGACACCGTTTACGATGCAGGATCATATTTATGATTTTTCGCGTCCCGAAAACATTGTGTTCGTCAAACGTATCCGCGCGTTGCTCGACCAATACGACAACCGGATGAGCGTGGCCGAAATTGCGTTTAACAAAGACGGCCTGGGTGCCGGGGCCGATTACACGCGCGGCAATGACCGTTTCCACACGGCGTATAATTTCTCACTGATCAGCGGACAGAAGGCCAGCGCGTCCTATATCCGCGATGCACTGGAAGCCTATGCGGCCAGTGATGGCGGGTGGCCATCTTGGGCGTTTTCAAACCATGATGTGGTGCGTGTTGCCACACGCTGGGGCGGTGCCGAAAATACCGATAACCCAGCCTTTATCAAAATGCTGATCGCCCTGCTCACCTCCCTGCGTGGCACGGTGTTTTTGTATCAGGGCGAAGAATTGGGTTTACCCGAGGCCACGGTCCCCTTTGAAAAACTGAAAGATCCGTGGGGCGTTTATTTGTACCCGAAATGGCAGGGGCGCGATGGATGCCGCACCCCGATTCCATGGACAAATGATGCAATGGCCGGGTTTACCGGGGCTGCGGATACTTGGCTGCCCATTGCCGATGGGCAAAAACCATTGAATGTCGCGGCACAGGAAAAAGACCCGGCCTCACCGTTGCATTTCACACGCACCTTCCTGCGCTGGCGGAAAAATCATGCGGCGTTGGTCAGCGGCACCATCACATTCCACGACACACATCGTGATGACGTTCTGGCCTTTACACGGACGCATGATGGTCAGGCGATCCTTTGCGTATTCAACATGGGAGAAGAGCCCGTTGATTTAACCATCAACAGCCAGCCGGTCACATTACAGGGCTTTGAAGCTCAGTTTTCCGTCGATGGATCGGTTGCGTTTTCATCCAACCCCTGA
- the acnA gene encoding aconitate hydratase AcnA, whose protein sequence is MTRTGHDSLKTRKSLTVDGKSYDYFSLPDAAKQIGDVSRLPFSMKVLLENLLRFEDGVSVTVDDVKACHAWLENKGKTEHEVAYRPARVLMQDFTGVPAVVDLAAMREAMKALGGNAQKINPLTAVDLVIDHSVMVDAFGNGAAFQTNVDREFERNGERYAFLRWGQQAFRNFRVVPPGTGICHQVNLEYLAQTVWVEKDEERGSNVAYPDTLVGTDSHTTMVNGLAVLGWGVGGIEAEAAMLGQPVSMLIPQVIGFKITGKMKEGTTATDLVLTVTEMLRKKGVVNKFVEFYGPGLDNMSLADRATIGNMAPEYGATCGFFPIDRETIRYLTFTGRDPHRAKLVEEYAKAQGMWRDESSPEPVFTDTLELDLGAIEPSIAGPKRPQDRVVLSQAAASFKTYLADSLGVLPHDNGDARMVSEMPESSDAAAKHDTTHAVPVEGTDYSLKHGDVVIAAITSCTNTSNPSVMLAAGLVAKKAHERGMKVKPWVKTSLAPGSQVVTDYLDKAGLTTHLDAMGFNLVGYGCTTCIGNSGPLPDAIAKAVETGDLTVAGVLSGNRNFEGRINPHVKANYLASPPLVVAYALAGNMKINLATEALGNDKDGKPVFLKDIWPTNEEIADAVNRNLTSAMFSSRYKDVFLGPKEWQAVKGGEGETYDWDAKSTYVANPPYFTGMSKTPPGIKDIKGAACMALFGDSITTDHISPAGSIKKDSPAGKYLIEHGVDVRDFNSYGARRGHHEVMMRGTFANIRIKNEMLGGKEGGYTKYLPTGEEMPIYDACMKYIKDGTPLIVVAGKEYGTGSSRDWAAKGTFLLGVKCVLAESFERIHRSNLVGMGVLPLMFKNGQTRQSLKLDGTETFDILGLEKGIKPRMDVTVTITRKDGSKEEIQALCRIDTQDEIGYYENGGIMHYVLRDLAAKSAKEKVA, encoded by the coding sequence ATGACACGCACCGGACACGATAGCCTGAAAACCCGTAAAAGCCTGACCGTCGATGGCAAATCATATGATTATTTCAGTTTGCCAGATGCCGCGAAGCAGATCGGTGATGTGTCGCGTCTGCCGTTCTCGATGAAAGTGCTGCTGGAAAACCTGCTGCGTTTTGAAGATGGCGTGTCGGTGACGGTTGATGATGTGAAGGCCTGTCACGCATGGCTGGAGAACAAGGGCAAGACTGAACACGAAGTCGCCTATCGTCCGGCCCGCGTGTTGATGCAGGATTTTACCGGCGTTCCCGCCGTGGTCGATCTGGCCGCGATGCGCGAAGCGATGAAAGCACTGGGCGGCAACGCACAGAAGATTAACCCGCTGACCGCTGTTGATCTGGTTATCGACCACTCGGTGATGGTGGATGCGTTCGGTAATGGGGCCGCGTTCCAAACCAACGTGGACCGCGAATTTGAACGCAACGGCGAACGTTATGCCTTCTTGCGCTGGGGCCAACAAGCCTTCCGCAATTTCCGCGTTGTACCGCCGGGCACCGGCATTTGCCACCAGGTGAATTTGGAATATCTGGCCCAAACCGTTTGGGTGGAAAAGGATGAGGAGCGCGGCAGCAATGTAGCGTATCCGGATACGCTGGTGGGCACGGATTCGCACACCACAATGGTGAACGGTCTGGCCGTTCTGGGTTGGGGTGTTGGCGGTATCGAAGCCGAAGCCGCGATGCTGGGTCAACCGGTATCCATGTTGATCCCGCAAGTCATCGGTTTCAAAATCACCGGCAAGATGAAAGAGGGCACGACGGCAACCGATCTGGTTCTGACCGTGACCGAGATGTTGCGTAAAAAAGGCGTGGTGAACAAGTTCGTTGAATTTTATGGCCCGGGTCTGGACAACATGTCGCTGGCCGACCGCGCGACGATTGGCAACATGGCACCGGAATATGGCGCGACATGCGGCTTCTTCCCGATTGACCGTGAAACCATTCGGTATTTGACCTTCACGGGCCGCGATCCGCACCGTGCGAAACTGGTCGAAGAATATGCGAAGGCCCAAGGCATGTGGCGCGATGAATCGTCGCCGGAGCCGGTGTTCACCGATACGCTGGAATTAGATCTGGGCGCGATTGAACCGTCCATCGCTGGCCCGAAACGCCCGCAGGACCGCGTTGTACTGTCGCAGGCTGCGGCGTCGTTCAAAACCTATCTGGCCGACTCGTTGGGTGTGTTGCCGCATGATAATGGCGATGCGCGTATGGTATCGGAAATGCCTGAATCGTCCGATGCGGCAGCAAAACACGACACGACCCATGCCGTTCCGGTTGAGGGCACGGATTACAGCCTGAAACACGGTGATGTGGTGATTGCGGCGATTACGTCCTGCACCAACACATCGAACCCGTCGGTTATGCTGGCCGCTGGTCTGGTGGCAAAGAAAGCCCATGAACGTGGCATGAAGGTGAAGCCGTGGGTGAAAACCTCTCTCGCCCCGGGATCGCAGGTGGTGACCGATTATCTGGATAAAGCGGGCCTGACCACGCATCTGGATGCGATGGGCTTCAACCTTGTTGGGTATGGTTGCACGACATGCATCGGCAACTCCGGCCCGCTGCCGGATGCGATTGCAAAGGCGGTTGAAACGGGCGATTTGACCGTGGCGGGCGTTCTGTCCGGCAACCGGAACTTCGAAGGCCGTATCAACCCGCATGTGAAGGCCAACTATCTGGCGTCTCCGCCGCTGGTTGTGGCCTATGCGCTGGCCGGGAACATGAAAATCAATCTGGCGACGGAAGCGCTGGGCAATGACAAGGATGGCAAGCCGGTCTTCCTGAAAGATATCTGGCCGACCAACGAAGAAATCGCCGATGCGGTGAACCGCAACCTGACCTCTGCCATGTTCTCCAGCCGGTACAAGGACGTGTTCCTGGGGCCGAAGGAATGGCAGGCCGTGAAGGGTGGAGAGGGCGAAACATACGATTGGGATGCAAAATCCACCTATGTTGCCAACCCGCCATATTTCACCGGCATGTCCAAAACCCCGCCGGGGATTAAGGATATCAAGGGTGCGGCCTGCATGGCGTTGTTCGGTGATTCCATCACGACCGACCACATTTCACCCGCTGGTTCGATCAAGAAAGATTCCCCGGCTGGGAAATATCTGATCGAGCATGGTGTTGATGTGCGTGACTTCAACTCTTACGGCGCGCGCCGTGGCCACCATGAAGTGATGATGCGCGGCACGTTCGCTAACATCCGCATTAAAAACGAAATGCTGGGCGGTAAAGAAGGCGGTTACACCAAATACCTGCCGACCGGCGAAGAAATGCCGATCTATGATGCCTGCATGAAATACATCAAGGACGGCACGCCGTTGATTGTTGTGGCGGGCAAGGAATATGGCACGGGGTCATCCCGTGACTGGGCCGCGAAGGGCACGTTCCTGCTGGGCGTGAAATGCGTTCTTGCCGAAAGCTTTGAACGTATTCACCGCTCCAACCTGGTGGGCATGGGCGTTCTGCCGCTGATGTTCAAAAACGGTCAGACACGCCAATCTCTGAAACTGGATGGCACGGAAACGTTTGATATTCTGGGTCTGGAAAAGGGCATCAAGCCGCGCATGGATGTGACGGTCACGATCACGCGCAAGGATGGTTCGAAAGAAGAAATCCAGGCGCTGTGCCGCATCGATACGCAGGACGAGATTGGCTACTACGAAAATGGTGGCATCATGCACTACGTCCTGCGCGACCTGGCCGCGAAAAGCGCGAAGGAAAAAGTGGCGTAA
- a CDS encoding thymidylate synthase, which produces MAVYSIHDIIRENPKCTPWKRAFALVARGHFVIDPDFPDFYIEDKAIDDAANRRAYQTHGDRVFSHRYMNLVSEIVHNGMDQINARTESVVRTLIHRNINAEIKFGIPLPGMRRVNPAIAAAELAWVLMGTEDISWLQKHTKIWDKFAVDGKVDGAYGQRWRNEFGRDQLAGAIDVLRREPSSRQIMVSAWHPGKDGLNAHSKALVPCPVDFTMQVLNDRLNIAVHMRSSDVAVGLPYDTMFYALLLDALACETKLKHGKLTMNLDHAHIYETHMNDMKTLPHITASTMELPGYSISKIMQNPDAYVRRVKTLAARAYQPDSSLKLSAVAAPKL; this is translated from the coding sequence ATGGCCGTATATTCGATCCACGACATCATCCGTGAAAACCCCAAGTGCACCCCATGGAAACGGGCCTTCGCGCTGGTGGCGCGCGGGCATTTCGTGATTGATCCGGATTTCCCCGATTTTTATATCGAAGACAAAGCCATTGACGACGCAGCCAACCGCCGCGCTTATCAAACCCATGGTGACCGGGTGTTCAGCCATCGCTACATGAATTTGGTCAGTGAGATCGTGCATAACGGCATGGACCAGATCAATGCCCGCACCGAAAGCGTGGTTCGCACCCTGATCCACCGCAACATCAATGCGGAAATCAAATTCGGCATTCCCCTGCCCGGTATGCGCCGCGTGAACCCGGCTATTGCCGCCGCCGAACTGGCATGGGTGTTGATGGGGACCGAGGATATTTCGTGGTTACAAAAACACACGAAAATCTGGGACAAATTCGCCGTGGATGGCAAGGTTGACGGCGCGTATGGCCAACGCTGGCGCAATGAATTTGGCCGCGACCAATTGGCCGGGGCCATTGATGTCCTGCGCCGCGAACCCTCCAGCCGCCAGATCATGGTGTCCGCATGGCATCCGGGGAAAGATGGGCTGAACGCGCACAGCAAGGCGCTCGTCCCCTGCCCGGTTGATTTTACGATGCAGGTTTTAAACGACCGCCTGAATATCGCCGTCCATATGCGCAGTTCGGACGTGGCCGTCGGCCTGCCCTATGACACGATGTTTTATGCGTTGTTGCTGGATGCGCTGGCGTGCGAGACAAAATTGAAACATGGCAAGCTGACCATGAATTTGGACCATGCGCATATTTATGAAACGCATATGAATGATATGAAGACGCTGCCGCATATCACCGCATCAACCATGGAATTGCCCGGTTATTCGATTTCGAAAATCATGCAAAATCCGGATGCGTATGTGCGCCGGGTTAAGACCTTGGCCGCACGCGCGTACCAGCCGGATTCATCGTTGAAATTATCCGCTGTCGCCGCCCCTAAATTATAG
- a CDS encoding peptidylprolyl isomerase: protein MTVASTAGAMAQDAENTLYLDLKDGRVTIKMFPTDAPKHVERIKKLTREGFYDGIVFHRVIDGFMAQTGDPTGTGTGGSDEPDLPAEFNSRSFNRGAIGMARTNDPNSANSQFFICFDDCTFLNGQYTVWGQVTSGMEFVDKIKRGEPPSNPDKIVKMQVAADVDASAEKPAASGAAAE, encoded by the coding sequence ATGACCGTAGCATCCACCGCCGGCGCCATGGCGCAGGACGCAGAAAACACGCTGTATCTCGACCTGAAAGATGGCCGCGTGACCATTAAAATGTTCCCCACCGATGCGCCGAAACATGTTGAGCGCATCAAGAAACTGACCCGTGAAGGTTTTTATGACGGTATCGTCTTCCACCGCGTGATCGACGGTTTCATGGCCCAAACGGGCGACCCGACCGGCACTGGTACGGGTGGTTCGGATGAACCGGACCTGCCAGCAGAATTCAACAGCCGCAGCTTCAACCGTGGTGCAATCGGCATGGCCCGCACCAACGACCCGAACAGCGCAAACTCACAGTTCTTCATCTGCTTCGATGACTGCACCTTCCTGAACGGTCAGTACACCGTATGGGGCCAGGTCACGAGCGGCATGGAATTCGTGGACAAGATTAAACGCGGCGAACCGCCGTCAAACCCGGACAAAATTGTAAAGATGCAGGTTGCGGCGGATGTGGACGCCTCTGCCGAAAAACCTGCTGCCTCTGGTGCTGCGGCTGAATAA
- a CDS encoding 5'-nucleotidase translates to MPRPMGHIRILFSSRVLLDLEEADQVFKEKGVDGYRDYMLCTGAYEADRDPELGCRRFDKGPLFDMALALNRLNQKAGKPLVELGMSAKDTIDTGLVLEKNLNASALAAALTYSTSTSGGPVSEKAHRAFKTDLFLTRSDSDAQAAIDLGIAAAVMNFPPQGTYDFDHDLHPIHIVVDGDAVAFGDSAEVRYREALDTGKTPEEGLQIYVDGEKRDMGSPVEQGPFTALLTKLTQLNAQFPKGEAPFSLSLLTARGTEARARAIATALDHGIDFNGDCAYVSGAAKSDWLAAYRPHVFFDDQQAHLGPGAHFCPTGRVPYKTNGPMYEYLKRKELAANTNVHPKVAEAQVNAQDIAASPAAVVEQKPIKPSANPSAKPS, encoded by the coding sequence ATGCCGCGTCCGATGGGTCATATCCGCATTCTTTTCAGCTCCCGCGTGCTGCTGGATCTGGAGGAAGCCGATCAGGTTTTCAAAGAAAAGGGCGTTGATGGGTACCGCGACTACATGCTCTGCACCGGCGCGTATGAGGCAGACCGCGATCCTGAACTGGGCTGCCGCCGTTTTGACAAGGGGCCGTTGTTCGATATGGCTCTGGCACTCAATCGTTTGAATCAAAAAGCGGGTAAACCGCTGGTCGAGCTGGGTATGTCGGCCAAGGACACGATTGATACCGGTCTGGTTCTCGAAAAAAATCTGAACGCCAGCGCATTGGCTGCGGCCCTGACCTATAGCACCAGCACATCGGGTGGCCCGGTATCGGAGAAAGCGCACCGTGCGTTCAAAACCGATCTGTTCCTGACACGCAGTGATTCCGATGCACAAGCCGCGATTGATCTGGGCATTGCCGCCGCCGTGATGAATTTTCCGCCGCAAGGCACATATGATTTCGACCACGATTTGCACCCGATCCATATCGTCGTTGACGGCGATGCCGTGGCCTTTGGCGACAGCGCCGAAGTGCGTTATCGCGAAGCGCTGGATACCGGAAAAACGCCGGAAGAAGGGCTGCAAATTTACGTCGATGGTGAAAAACGCGATATGGGCAGCCCGGTAGAGCAGGGCCCGTTTACCGCCTTGCTGACCAAGCTGACACAGCTGAACGCACAATTCCCGAAAGGGGAGGCTCCGTTCTCGCTCAGCCTCTTGACCGCGCGCGGAACGGAAGCGCGTGCACGGGCCATTGCCACGGCGTTGGATCACGGCATCGATTTCAACGGTGATTGTGCGTATGTATCCGGCGCCGCCAAATCTGATTGGTTGGCCGCGTACCGTCCGCATGTTTTCTTTGACGATCAACAAGCCCATTTGGGCCCCGGTGCGCATTTCTGCCCGACGGGTCGTGTGCCGTATAAAACCAATGGCCCGATGTATGAATATCTGAAACGCAAGGAACTGGCCGCGAACACCAACGTCCACCCGAAAGTGGCGGAAGCGCAGGTCAACGCGCAGGATATTGCGGCAAGCCCAGCGGCGGTGGTCGAGCAAAAGCCGATCAAACCATCGGCCAATCCTTCGGCCAAGCCGTCTTAA